One window of Salmo salar chromosome ssa11, Ssal_v3.1, whole genome shotgun sequence genomic DNA carries:
- the exos2 gene encoding Exosome complex exonuclease RRP4, which translates to MAADMRLPTFRKQVSLSPSLSALDGKDLVVPGDVITSDTGFMRGHGTYMDEEKLTASVAGEVERVNKLICVRPLRTRFNGEVGDVVVGRITEVQQKRWKVETNSRLDSVLLLSSVNLPGGELRRRSAEDELTMRDYLQEGDLISAEVQSVFSDGALSLHTRSLKYGKLGQGVLVQLSPSLIKRQKTHFHNLPCGASIILGNNGFVWLYPAPGQQDEEAGGYYTSLEPVSLSDREVISRLRNCLLALGAHKVLLYDTSVLYCYESSLPHQIKDILKPEVMEEIVMVTRQKLVEQEG; encoded by the exons ATGGCTGCGGACATGAGATTACCAACTTTTCGGAAACAAGTATCGTTATCACCCTCTCTGTCTGCTTTGGATGGAAAAGATCTAGTTGTGCCCGGTGATGTGATTACATCAGATACAGGGTTTATGAG GGGTCATGGGACGTACATGGATGAAGAAAAACTAACAGCCTCTGTggcaggagaggtggagagggtgaataaGCTCATCTGTGTACGGCCGCTCAGGACCAG GTTCAATGGGGAGGTTGGAGATGTGGTGGTCGGAAGGATCACAGAG GTGCAACAGAAGCGCTGGAAGGTGGAGACCAACTCCAGACTGGACTCTGTGTTGCTGCTGTCCTCTGTCAATCTGCCCGGAGGAGAGCTG AGGAGACGGTCAGCAGAAGATGAGCTCACCATGAGAGACTACCTTCAGGAGGGGGACCTCATCAGT GCAGAGGTACAGTCTGTTTTCTCAGATGGAGCACTCTCTCTTCACACCCGCAGTTTAAAGTACGGAAAG CTGGGGCAAGGAGTTCTTGTGCAgctatctccctctctcatcaAGAGACAGAAAACCCACTTCCACAACCTGCCGTGTGGGGCCTCCATCATCCTGGGCAACAATGGCTTTGTGTGGCTGTACCCCGCCCCAGGACAGCAGGACGAGGAGGCTGGAGGATACTACACCAGTCTGGAG cctgtctctctctctgatcggGAGGTGATCTCGCGGTTGAGGAACTGCTTGCTGGCCTTGGGGGCACACAAGGTGTTGCTGTATGACACCAGTGTGCTCTACTGTTATGAGTCATCACTCCCACACCAG aTCAAGGATATCTTAAAACCGGAGGTGATGGAGGAGATTGTGATGGTGACGCGTCAGAAACTGGTGGAACAAGAGGGTTAG